A genomic region of Botrytis cinerea B05.10 chromosome 9, complete sequence contains the following coding sequences:
- the Bcmrf1 gene encoding Bcmrf1 has translation MFRAPWICRRCIDLSLKPGKRRSLAFTRFSSTVPNNGATFSPALLARARNLAAEHDRLSSETSETFDAKIAKRIGELQDVAVALRKWEETKESLSELDDLLKDSATDEELRELAVEDLTTTTAHLEELSRNLTTSLTPKHPFAELPCLLEIRPGAGGGEAAIFAADLLRMYRAYCARKRFRSTIIKYETTDGEGAGSDAPISEVVLEIESSGSYDSLRGEAGVHRVQRVPATEKQGRTHTSAVSVMVLPSFPTTGQEGQEYWEADLNDPNSDYYVNPADVRTDVMRARGAGGQHVNTTDSAVRLTHVPTNTVVSMQEGRSQLQNRQKAWQVLRSRLAAAKREAREEQLINLRRSVIGVAKMGRGDKIRTYNWGQQRVTDHRSGLSVHNLDDVMEGGDELEKIIDSVKAWFSEQEILGLLADEDAASKAK, from the coding sequence CAAACAATGGCGCTACCTTTTCCCCAGCATTACTTGCGCGAGCTCGTAATTTGGCAGCGGAACATGATCGATTAAGTAGCGAAACTTCCGAGACCTTTGATGCAAAGATTGCGAAACGAATTGGAGAATTGCAAGACGTAGCGGTAGCGCTgaggaaatgggaagaaaCGAAAGAATCGCTATCAGAGTTAGatgatttgttgaaagattCAGCTACCGACGAAGAACTGCGAGAATTGGCAGTGGAAGATCTTACTACAACGACCGCCCATCTCGAAGAGTTATCTCGAAACCTCACAACCAGTCTGACTCCCAAGCATCCTTTCGCCGAACTACCATGCCTCCTTGAGATTAGACCTGGAGCCGGAGGGGGTGAAGCCGCTATCTTTGCCGCGGATCTCCTCCGCATGTACCGGGCATATTGCGCGCGCAAACGCTTCCGCTCTACAATCATCAAGTACGAGACCACTGACGGCGAAGGCGCTGGGTCCGATGCGCCCATCTCCGAAGTGGTGCTCGAGATTGAATCTTCCGGATCGTACGATTCCTTACGCGGCGAAGCGGGCGTTCACAGGGTCCAGCGAGTTCCTGCGACGGAAAAACAGGGGAGGACACATACTAGTGCCGTGAGTGTAATGGTGTTACCTAGTTTCCCTACGACGGGCCAGGAAGGACAGGAATATTGGGAAGCGGATCTGAATGACCCGAATAGCGACTATTATGTCAATCCAGCGGATGTACGAACCGATGTTATGAGAGCGAGAGGAGCGGGTGGTCAACATGTCAATACAACTGATTCGGCTGTGCGATTGACGCATGTACCGACTAACACAGTAGTCAGTATGCAAGAAGGACGGAGTCAGCTGCAGAATCGACAGAAAGCATGGCAAGTACTACGATCGAGACTAGCGGCTGCAAAACGGGAGGCTAGGGAAGAACAATTGATCAATTTAAGAAGAAGTGTGATTGGAGTTGCGAAAATGGGAAGAGGCGATAAAATTAGGACGTATAATTGGGGACAACAGAGGGTTACGGACCATAGGAGTGGGTTGAGTGTGCATAATTTAGACGATGTTATGGAGGGTGGTGATGAACTTGAGAAGATTATTGATAGTGTAAAAGCGTGGTTTTCTGAGCAGGAAATCTTAGGGTTACTTGCTGACGAAGATGCTGCAAGCAAGGCAAAGTAG
- the Bcap1 gene encoding Bcap1 codes for MASLQGLSKIRLIPNKNYKRSGTKSYVYLLNKWGFEPTKPGPYFQMNKATATSASFHKFGHKSQTQRVLAKKTATGENGEVPAEDQQNDSEYLCPVQIGTPAQTLMLDFDTGSSDLWVWSTELPKATTSNATGHTIFDPKKSSTFKAAKSSKWQISYGDSSSASGTVGTDTVSLGGLAIKNQAVELATKLSAQFEQGAGDGLLGLAWGSINTVTPTPVATPVENMISQEDIPSDAELFTVNLGSWRDADEADKGASFYTFGYIDQDVVGSQEIYYTPVDNSQGFWMFDSTSATVNGKTVAQTGNQAIADTGTTLALVSDETCQAIYDAIPGSTYDSEQQGYTFPSNTSADDLPVVTFAVGGKQFAVQKEDLGFADAGNGMVYGGIQSRGSMTFDILGDTFLKGIYAIFDQGNTRFGAVQRTEATQNTAAPPA; via the exons ATGGCTTCTCTCCAAGGCTTGTCAAAGATCAGACTGATTCCTAACAAGAACTACAAAAGATCCGGCACCAAATCATATGTATATCTACTCAACAAATGGGGCTTTGAGCCCACTAAACCTGGACCATACTTCCAGATGAACAAGGCCACCGCAACTTCAGCCAGCTTCCACAAGTTTGGCCATAAATCACAAACTCAACGTGTGTTGGCAAAGAAGACCGCTACCGGGGAGAACGGTGAAGTCCCAGCAGAAGACCAACAAAATGACTCTGAGTATCTCTGCCCTGTGCAGATTGGTACGCCGGCACAAACTCTAATGCTAGACTTTGATACTGGATCGTCGGATTTATGG GTCTGGTCCACAGAACTGCCCAAAGCCACAACTTCCAATGCAACCGGCCACACAATCTTCGACCCAAAAAAGTCTTCCACTTTCAAAGCTGCCAAGAGTTCCAAGTGGCAAATCTCATATGGTGATTCCTCTTCTGCTTCAGGTACCGTTGGAACAGATACTGTTTCTCTTGGTGGTCTGGCCATCAAAAACCAGGCAGTTGAGCTTGCAACCAAGTTGTCTGCTCAATTTGAACAGGGTGCCGGCGATGGATTGCTTGGTCTCGCATGGGGTAGCATCAACACCGTCACACCCACACCAGTTGCTACACCTGTTGAGAACATGATCAGCCAAGAAGACATCCCATCAGACGCCGAGCTTTTCACTGTAAATCTCGGTAGTTGGCGTGACGCCGACGAAGCCGACAAAGGTGCTAGTTTCTACACATTTGGCTACATCGACCAAGACGTTGTTGGAAGCCAAGAAATTTACTACACTCCTGTGGACAACTCTCAAGGATTCTGGATGTTTGACTCCACATCTGCTACTGTCAATGGCAAGACTGTTGCGCAGACCGGTAACCAAGCCATTGCCGATACCGGAACTACCCTTGCATTGGTCTCTGATGAAACTTGTCAAGCCATCTACGATGCAATCCCGGGATCTACTTATGATTCGGAACAACAAGGATACACATTCCCAAGTAACACCAGCGCTGACGATCTCCCTGTCGTCACTTTCGCTGTTGGCGGCAAGCAATTTGCAGTTCAAAAGgaagatttgggatttgcGGATGCGGGTAATGGTATGGTATATGGCGGTATCCAATCCAGAGGCTCTAtgacttttgatattcttggtGACACTTTCCTCAAGGGAATTTATGCT ATCTTTGATCAAGGTAACACCCGATTTGGAGCCGTTCAAAGAACCGAAGCTACACAGAACACAGCCGCTCCCCCAGCTTAG